In the Ficedula albicollis isolate OC2 chromosome 22, FicAlb1.5, whole genome shotgun sequence genome, one interval contains:
- the TET3 gene encoding methylcytosine dioxygenase TET3: protein MRVPGLAGLHRRGAGSQAPSWLARAAGWQPGSSSRDLRGSRPCPRRSPGTRVALLTLSARRVKGSVVPEGLKQPHTGTSITGFARSPCRKLPLVIGKRPEILSAETGSAGDAVDGPSRSQMEEGPINYVEERRLNEGSGLSLVNGGRPEAGGPVLMEPRASYRLPPPGSPSLLYEKFDSEMSRGGLGAADGVPRGEDLHALKAALALAKHGVKPPNCNCDGPECPDYLEWLEQKIKTALGEELASPRPRAARGDEPRYPPEPGAAPEPFFGAAPPRGNFAATWGLEAEGAAGAGDPMAELEQLLGNADDYIKAAFKRPEATSGKVAAPKTEPPERAPSKEAPGGARFAPAAPPKPFEKQPKEKKKKTPPEKPPPAKPLRKQVQIKKAKGPKNVSPGKGLLSEQPFTARSPKQIKIESSGAITVVSTTCFYSEESQNPDADNADRTPTKDEVPLTPTLSGFLESPLKYLDTPTKSLLDTPAKRAQAEFPTCDCVEQIVEKDEGPYYTHLGSGPTVASIRELMEERYGEKGKAIRIEKVIYTGKEGKSSRGCPIAKWVIRRHNQEEKLLCLVRHRAGHHCQNAVIIILILAWEGIPRTLGDTLYQELTDTLTKYGNPTSRSCSVSPRSRTCACQGKDPNTCGASFSFGCSWSMYFNGCKYARSKTPRKFRLVGDNPKEEELLRRSFQDLATEVAPLYKRLAPQAYQNQVTNEDVAIDCRLGLKEGRPFSGVTACMDFCAHAHKDQHNLYNGCTVVCTLTKEDNRVVGKIPEDEQLHVLPLYKMSSTDEFGSEENQNAKVGSGAIQVLTSFPREVRKLPEPAKSCRQRQLEARRAAAERKKLQKEKLMTPEKIKQEALELPTLQPNAGGISPQPLKPSIKVEPQSHYNAFKYNGNAVVESYSVLGSCRPSDPYSMNSVYSYHSYYAQPNLPSVNGFHSKFALPSFGYYGFSSNHVFPSQFLNYGAPERSGSSWVSNGYEKKPDVSALQENLNHSYGNTNFPEPIPHSVRSKNHHQRTYERANRYASQQKAAAATAGAHRTSSGSEEAPAFAQNCFSSRPIKQEPPDPPPAIEPLPSAAAVPGPGLTLPAVPAHGTAPEQRWSPFKAPRGTASPERTSTAEDSWSALAGGSILIECARRELHATTPLKKPNRCHPTRISLVFYQHKNLNQPNHGLALWEAKMKQLAERARARQEEAARLGLPPDAKAFAKKRKWGGALATEAPSKERRDSVPTRQAVAIPTNSAITVSSYAYTKVTGPYSRWI from the exons ATGCGAGTGCCGGGGCTGGCCGGGCTCCACCGGCGCGGGGCCGGCAGCCAAGCTCCCTCTTGGCTGGCCCGTGCCGCCggctggcagcctggcagcagctcccgtGACCTCCGCGGCTCCCGGCCGTGCCCCCGCCGCAGCCCCGGCACACG CGTGGCTCTGCTCACGCTCTCAGCGCGGAGAGTGAAGGGCTCCGTGGTGCCTGAAGGGTTAAAACAGCCACACACGGGCACTTCGATCACCGGCTTCGCTCGGAGCC ctTGCCGGAAGCTCCCCCTGGTTATCGGCAAACGGCCCGAAATCCTCAGTGCCGAG ACAGGTTCGGCGGGCGACGCGGTTGATGGACCCAGCAGAAGCCAAATGGAAGAAGGGCCAATTAATTATGTGGAAGAAAGGCGGCTGAACGAGGGCAGCGGGCTGAGCCTGGTGAATGGGGGCCGGCCGGAGGCGGGGGGTCCCGTGCTGATGGAGCCCA gggcctcctACCGGCTCCCGCCGCCGGGGTCGCCGTCGCTGCTGTACGAGAAGTTCGACTCGGAGATGAGCCGGGGCGGGCTGGGCGCGGCGGACGGGGTGCCACGAGGAGAGGACCTGCACGCCCTCAAGGCCGCCCTGGCTTTGGCCAAGCACGGTGTGAAGCCCCCCAACTGCAACTGCGACGGCCCCGAGTGCCCCGACTACCTGGAATGGCTGGAGCAGAAGATCAAGACAGCTCTCGGAGAAGAGCTGGCGTCACCTCGGCCCCGCGCCGcc CGAGGGGATGAGCCCCGGTACCCTCCGGAGCCGGGAGCAGCACCTGAGCCATTTTTCGGCGCGGCGCCTCCGCGGGGCAACTTCGCAGCCACTTGGGGGCTGGAGGCCGAGGGGGCAGCGGGGGCTGGAGACcccatggcagagctggagcagctgctgggtaATGCTGACGACTACATCAAGGCGGCTTTCAAGAGACCCGAAGCGACGAGCGGCAAAGTGGCAGCCCCCAAAACAGAACCCCCCGAGCGAGCACCCAGCAAAGAAGCACCGGGCGGCGCCCGctt CGCCCCGGCCGCGCCTCCCAAGCCCTTCGAAAAGCAGCccaaagagaagaagaagaaaacgCCGCCCGAAAAGCCCCCGCCGGCCAAACCTCTCCGCAAGCAAGTGCAGATCAAGAAGGCGAA gggacccaaAAACGTCTctccagggaaggggctgctgtcagagcagccCTTCACTGCCCGCTCCCCCAAACAGATCAAAATCGAGTCTTCTGGTGCTATCACCGTGGTGTCCACCACGTGTTTTTACTCTGAGGAAAGCCAAAACCCGGACGCGGACAACGCCGACAGAACACCCACCAAGGACGAGGTGCCGCTGACGCCGACCCTGAGCGGCTTTTTGGAATCTCCGCTGAAATACCTGGACACGCCGACCAAAAGCCTCCTGGACACCCCGGCCAAGAGGGCACAGGCAGAATTCCCCACCTGTGACTGTGTTG agcAAATCGTGGAGAAGGATGAGGGGCCGTACTACACCCACCTGGGCTCGGGGCCCACCGTGGCCTCCATCCGGGAGCTCATGGAGGAGCG GTACGGCGAGAAGGGCAAGGCCATCCGCATTGAGAAGGTCATCTACACGGGCAAGGAGGGCAAGAGCTCCCGGGGCTGCCCCATCGCCAAGTGG GTGATCCGCAGACACAAccaggaggagaagctgctgtgcctggtgcgGCACCGGGCCGGCCACCACTGCCAGAACGCcgtcatcatcatcctcatcctggcCTGGGAGGGCATCCCCCGCACGCTGGGGGACACGCTGTACCAGGAGCTCACCGACACCCTCACCAAGTACGGCAACCCCaccagc CGCTCCTGCTCCGTGTCCCCCCGCAGCCGGACCTGTGCGTGCCAGGGCAAGGACCCCAACACCTGCGGTGCTTCCTTCTCCTTcggctgctcctggagcatgTACTTCAACGGCTGCAAATACGCCCGCAGCAAAACTCCCCGCAAGTTCAGGCTGGTGGGAGACAATCCCAAAGAG GAAGAGCTGCTCCGGAGAAGCTTTCAGGACTTGGCCACCGAGGTTGCTCCGCTTTACAAGAGGCTGGCGCCGCAAGCCTACCAAAACCAG GTCACCAATGAGGACGTAGCCATCGACTGCCGGCTGGGCTTGAAGGAGGGGAGGCCGTTCTCGGGGGTGACGGCATGCATGGACTTTTGTGCTCATGCTCACAAGGACCAGCATAACCTCTACAATGGCTGCACCGTG GTCTGCACGCTGACGAAGGAAGACAATCGTGTGGTGGGGAAAATTCCTGAAGATGAGCAGCTGCACGTCCTCCCCCTCTACAAGATGTCCAGCACGGATGAGTTTGGCAGCGAGGAGAACCAGAACGCCAAGGTGGGCAGCGGGGCCATCCAGGTGCTCACGTCCTTCCCCCGCGAGGTCCGCAAGCTGCCTGAGCCCGCCAAGTCCTGCCGGCAGCGGCAGCTGGaagccaggagagctgctgccgAGAGGAAGAAGCTGCAGAAAGAGAAGCTGATGACACCAGAGAAGATCAAGCAGGAAGCGCTCGAGCTGCCCACGCTCCAGCCAAATGCAG GCGGGATATCCCCGCAGCCACTGAAACCTTCCATCAAGGTAGAACCCCAGAGCCATTACAACGCCTTCAAGTACAACGGCAACGCGGTGGTGGAGAGCTACTCGGTGCTGGGCAGCTGCCGGCCCTCCGACCCCTACAGCATGAACAGTGTTTACTCTTACCATTCCTACTATGCACAGCCCAATCTGCCTTCCGTGAACGGGTTTCACTCCAAGTTCGCGCTTCCCTCCTTCGGGTATTACGGCTTTTCCAGCAACCACGTGTTCCCCTCGCAGTTTCTCAATTACGGGGCGCCCGAGAGGAGCGGGAGCAGCTGGGTGAGCAACGGCTACGAGAAGAAGCCCGACGTCTCAGCGCTGCAGGAGAACCTCAACCACTCCTACGGGAACACCAATTTCCCTGAGCCCATCCCGCACAGCGTGCGGAGCAAAAACCATCACCAGCGCACCTACGAGCGAGCCAACCGCTACGCCA gccagcagAAAGCAGCGGCGGCAACGGCCGGGGCGCACAGGACTAGCTCGGGCTCGGAGGAGGCACCGGCGTTTGCACAGAACTGTTTCAGCAGCCGGCCCATCAAGCAGGAGCCTCCGGAC CCCCCGCCCGCCATCGAGCCCCTCCCCAGCGCCGCGGCCGTGCCCGGCCCTGGCTTGACGCTGCCGGCCGTCCCTGCGCACGGCACGGCACCGGAGCAGCGGTGGAGCCCCTTCAAGGCACCACGGGGCACGGCTTCCCCCGAGAGGACTAGCACGGCCGAGGACTCGTGGAGCGCGCtggc gggcggctccATCCTCATCGAGTGCGCCCGCCGCGAGCTCCACGCCACCACCCCGCTGAAGAAACCCAACCGCTGCCACCCCACCCGCATCTCCCTCGTCTTCTACCAACACAAGAACTTGAACCAGCCCAACCACGGCCTGGCGCTGTGGGAGGCCAAGATGAAGCAGCTGGCGGAGCGGGCTCGGGCCCGGCAGGAGGAGGCGGCGCGTCTGGGGCTGCCGCCGGACGCCAAAGCCTTTGCCAAGAAGCGCAAGTGGGGCGGCGCGTTGGCGACCGAGGCGCCCAGCAAGGAGAGGAGGGACTCGGTCCCCACGCGGCAGGCGGTGGCCATCCCCACCAACTCCGCCATCACTGTGTCCTCCTACGCCTACACCAAGGTGACGGGCCCCTACAGCCGCTGGATCTGA